One Candidatus Epulonipiscium sp. genomic region harbors:
- a CDS encoding glycoside hydrolase family 31 protein: protein MFGKLESFTRKKNKVYINFENKEVSIEIISPSIVNFFSALLREKRASKAIENLKPIECHFDVVKEEQNILISTDMLNIKIFDNFKVDIYDSDYNILCQDYRENRNPFIRRSADYEIISEEGHNVAEEYRYKVEVIKKMEENLYFYGLGENTGHLNKKGYHYKMWNTDDASPHVESFESLYKSIPFLIGLKDKKAFGIFFDNTFEAHFDMGKENKDYYYFAAVDGDLDYYFIYGPSIKEVLGGYTSLTGRAPMQQLWTLGYQQCRWSYDTEKRVWEIADNFRNKDIPCDTIYLDIDYMDGYRVFTWDNKRFPNPKEMISKLKEKGFKIVTIIDPGVKKDRGYDIYEKGLKYNYYATDKDGITYVNRVWPGDSVYPDFANEGVRKWWAKNQKIMMDIGAAGIWNDMNEPASFNGPLPDDVMFNEDGILAEHREIHNVYGHYMSKATYEGIKESTNKRPFVITRACYAGTQKYSTVWTGDNQSFWEHLRMSIPMLMNLGLSGMSFAGCDVGGFGFDCSAELLSRWVQVGAFTPLFRNHAAANTRDQEPWAFDERTESINRKYIKLRYKLIPYLYDAMWNAEKTGTPIIRPLLLQYQSDEETYEINDEFLCGENILIAPMVEQGKTQRLVYLPKGDNWVDYWTNESFEGGQYIIKEAPLDVCPIYIRAGSIIPIYPEQNYIGEKDIKELTLDIYLSKDNTKTYYTHYQDDGETFDYQNGIYNLYEITVENGEQININIKNKHMKYNKKYESFKVNINSMESKEVLLNGERFK from the coding sequence GTGTTTGGAAAACTCGAAAGTTTTACTAGGAAAAAAAATAAAGTATACATTAATTTTGAAAACAAAGAAGTGAGTATAGAAATCATAAGTCCTAGTATAGTGAACTTTTTTTCGGCATTACTAAGGGAAAAGAGGGCATCTAAGGCGATAGAAAATCTAAAACCAATAGAATGCCATTTTGATGTTGTCAAAGAAGAGCAAAACATATTAATTTCAACAGATATGCTTAATATAAAGATTTTCGATAATTTTAAAGTGGATATATATGATAGTGATTATAATATCTTGTGTCAAGATTATCGCGAAAATAGAAATCCTTTTATAAGAAGAAGTGCCGATTATGAAATAATATCCGAGGAAGGCCATAATGTAGCAGAAGAATATAGATATAAGGTTGAAGTTATAAAGAAAATGGAAGAAAATTTATATTTTTATGGCCTAGGGGAAAATACCGGTCATCTTAATAAAAAAGGCTATCACTACAAGATGTGGAATACAGATGATGCAAGCCCCCATGTGGAGTCTTTTGAATCTTTGTATAAATCCATACCATTTTTAATAGGTTTAAAAGATAAAAAGGCTTTTGGAATATTCTTTGATAATACTTTTGAGGCCCATTTTGATATGGGGAAGGAAAATAAAGATTATTATTATTTTGCTGCTGTAGATGGGGACTTGGATTATTATTTTATATATGGTCCTTCCATAAAGGAAGTATTGGGTGGTTATACATCCCTAACAGGAAGAGCTCCCATGCAGCAACTATGGACCTTAGGATATCAGCAATGCAGATGGTCCTATGATACTGAAAAAAGAGTATGGGAAATCGCAGATAATTTTAGGAATAAAGACATACCCTGTGATACCATATATCTAGATATAGATTATATGGATGGGTATAGGGTATTTACTTGGGATAATAAGAGATTTCCTAATCCAAAAGAAATGATATCTAAACTTAAGGAAAAGGGTTTCAAAATAGTTACTATAATAGACCCTGGAGTTAAAAAAGACAGGGGATATGATATATATGAAAAGGGGCTTAAGTATAACTATTATGCCACGGATAAAGATGGCATTACTTATGTAAATAGGGTATGGCCGGGAGATTCAGTTTATCCGGACTTTGCCAATGAAGGAGTAAGAAAATGGTGGGCAAAAAATCAAAAAATCATGATGGACATAGGGGCAGCGGGTATATGGAATGATATGAATGAGCCAGCTAGCTTTAATGGGCCCCTACCGGATGATGTGATGTTTAATGAAGATGGGATTTTAGCAGAACATAGGGAAATTCATAATGTGTATGGACATTATATGTCCAAAGCAACCTATGAGGGAATTAAAGAATCCACTAATAAAAGACCATTTGTAATAACAAGAGCATGTTATGCAGGGACACAAAAGTATTCTACCGTATGGACAGGAGATAATCAAAGCTTTTGGGAGCATCTTAGAATGTCTATACCGATGCTTATGAATTTGGGACTTAGTGGCATGAGCTTTGCAGGGTGTGATGTCGGTGGTTTTGGTTTTGATTGTAGTGCTGAGCTTTTAAGCAGATGGGTACAGGTTGGAGCATTTACCCCTTTATTTAGAAATCATGCTGCTGCTAATACTAGGGATCAGGAACCTTGGGCTTTTGATGAAAGAACAGAATCAATCAATAGAAAATATATAAAGCTTAGATACAAGCTAATTCCATATTTATATGATGCTATGTGGAATGCAGAAAAAACGGGTACCCCAATTATAAGGCCTCTACTTTTACAATATCAATCCGATGAAGAAACCTATGAAATAAACGATGAATTTTTATGTGGGGAAAATATATTAATAGCCCCCATGGTTGAGCAAGGAAAAACTCAAAGATTAGTTTATCTTCCTAAGGGTGATAATTGGGTAGATTATTGGACTAATGAGAGTTTTGAAGGGGGTCAATATATTATAAAAGAGGCTCCCTTAGACGTCTGTCCTATATATATAAGGGCTGGTTCTATAATACCAATATACCCAGAGCAAAATTATATTGGGGAAAAGGATATAAAAGAATTAACCTTAGATATATATTTATCTAAAGATAATACCAAAACTTACTACACCCATTATCAAGACGATGGAGAAACCTTTGATTATCAAAATGGCATTTACAACCTTTATGAAATAACCGTTGAAAATGGGGAACAAATTAATATAAATATAAAAAATAAACACATGAAATATAATAAAAAATATGAAAGCTTTAAAGTGAATATAAACTCTATGGAATCTAAGGAAGTATTATTAAATGGAGAAAGGTTCAAATAA
- a CDS encoding AraC family transcriptional regulator, with product MNDLILYSSEGKFMLELYNYHLKPPYDGAKGHSHHYLELSCIKSGGGLYYVEDKVYKIEKGDVFIFNNTERHGIHIDDNDELVNMVIHFEPQFIWNEGGNMFDYRYLSIFFNRDDSFENRLIRDCPSTKHIFHLMLEIEKEFNNKSPGYELMVKVKLLEILVNIIRSLEHETKTNNIYNLNNPQLAAINKLLRHIDFNIQDEIRLKDLSQIVHMNPSYLSTIFKKYNGIGPIEYISRKRIHNAVQLLKTTDKSIMEISGLCGFNNMANFNKTFKKFTGITPTESRRNK from the coding sequence ATGAATGATTTAATTCTATATTCTTCTGAAGGAAAATTCATGTTGGAACTTTATAATTATCATCTTAAGCCCCCTTATGATGGAGCAAAAGGACATAGTCATCATTATCTGGAACTTTCCTGTATAAAATCGGGAGGAGGTTTGTATTATGTAGAGGATAAAGTTTATAAAATAGAAAAGGGCGATGTCTTTATCTTTAATAATACTGAACGCCACGGAATACATATTGATGATAATGATGAATTGGTAAATATGGTTATTCACTTTGAGCCCCAATTCATATGGAATGAAGGAGGTAATATGTTTGATTATCGATATCTTTCCATATTTTTTAATAGGGATGATTCCTTTGAAAATAGGCTTATTAGAGATTGTCCATCTACAAAGCATATATTCCACTTAATGCTAGAAATCGAAAAAGAGTTCAATAACAAATCCCCAGGTTATGAATTAATGGTAAAGGTTAAGCTCCTTGAAATACTTGTTAATATTATTAGAAGTCTTGAACATGAAACAAAGACTAATAATATATATAATTTAAATAATCCGCAATTAGCTGCCATTAATAAACTCCTAAGGCATATAGATTTTAATATTCAAGATGAAATAAGGCTTAAGGATTTATCACAAATCGTACATATGAATCCTTCTTATTTATCTACCATATTTAAGAAGTACAATGGCATAGGTCCTATAGAATATATATCCAGAAAAAGGATTCATAATGCAGTACAGCTACTTAAAACCACCGATAAAAGTATTATGGAAATATCGGGATTATGTGGTTTTAATAATATGGCTAATTTTAATAAGACCTTTAAAAAGTTTACAGGTATAACTCCTACCGAATCTAGAAGAAATAAATAA
- a CDS encoding extracellular solute-binding protein, translating into MKKYFRLVSVLMMVILTLSFTGCGKKDDVETTDIDKADITETEKKEEPEKVEEPKDPRDKYEAFDLGGKTITVSGWWDVVAHSDMEEPDPATALPEEIAKYENLKRVEEKYNCKIEMMIISWDEIQPKLTTSVMSGEPYADVVFLPSSFSLPAMANDLLMPMSEYLSSNSDAKTEQIAVQSLGKILGDEYLFNAIGLPNNGIFLGYNKNIIQDLGLQDPREVYNGNKTDWNWDKFIELAKAATQDKDGDGVMDTYGYSGFINTGLASLVVANGGSIFDDAAGKQNLDDPRTMETIEFINKMYNVDKVIYNAENDIWNYDANFNAYKEGNILFFPVLSWMLAEAKASLPFEYSIVPFPVGPSGSPDICYAAAYDGFALPKGTKDPEKIYQVMEELLWFFGDDPAIRDDSTMEWLQTLYLTQEDVDFSIDVSANNGKIELYEYVPNFPMGDIIGNVTSGEMTVSQAVEAYKQVAQDAVDELLSKAK; encoded by the coding sequence ATGAAGAAGTATTTTAGGTTAGTTTCAGTATTAATGATGGTTATTCTTACCCTATCTTTTACAGGATGTGGGAAGAAGGACGATGTTGAGACAACAGACATTGACAAGGCAGATATAACAGAGACAGAAAAAAAGGAAGAACCGGAAAAGGTGGAAGAGCCTAAAGATCCCAGGGATAAATATGAGGCTTTTGATTTAGGCGGAAAAACTATTACAGTTTCCGGATGGTGGGATGTGGTAGCCCATAGTGATATGGAAGAACCCGATCCGGCAACAGCATTGCCTGAAGAGATTGCTAAGTATGAAAACCTAAAAAGGGTTGAGGAAAAGTACAATTGTAAAATCGAAATGATGATTATTTCTTGGGATGAAATACAGCCAAAGTTAACAACTTCTGTTATGTCAGGGGAACCATATGCAGATGTGGTTTTCTTACCATCTAGTTTTTCTTTACCTGCAATGGCAAATGATTTATTAATGCCTATGAGTGAATATCTATCAAGTAATTCGGATGCTAAGACAGAACAAATAGCAGTTCAATCTTTGGGAAAGATTCTTGGAGATGAATATCTATTTAATGCAATAGGTTTACCTAATAATGGCATATTCTTAGGATACAATAAGAATATAATTCAGGATTTAGGATTACAAGATCCAAGAGAAGTATACAATGGAAATAAAACTGATTGGAATTGGGATAAATTCATAGAACTTGCTAAGGCAGCAACCCAAGATAAGGATGGAGACGGAGTTATGGATACATATGGCTATTCAGGATTTATAAATACTGGATTAGCTAGTCTTGTTGTAGCAAATGGAGGCTCTATTTTCGACGATGCCGCGGGAAAACAAAACTTAGATGACCCTAGAACCATGGAAACTATAGAGTTCATTAATAAGATGTATAATGTGGATAAGGTTATATACAATGCAGAAAATGATATCTGGAATTATGATGCCAACTTTAATGCATATAAAGAAGGAAATATCTTATTCTTCCCAGTTTTAAGCTGGATGTTAGCAGAGGCAAAAGCCTCCCTCCCATTTGAGTACAGTATAGTTCCATTCCCAGTAGGACCAAGTGGTTCTCCGGATATATGCTATGCTGCTGCTTATGATGGATTTGCGCTTCCTAAAGGGACCAAAGATCCTGAAAAGATATATCAAGTAATGGAAGAATTGTTATGGTTTTTCGGGGATGACCCAGCAATAAGAGATGATAGTACTATGGAATGGTTACAGACCCTTTATTTAACCCAAGAAGATGTTGACTTTTCTATTGATGTTTCCGCAAATAATGGTAAAATTGAATTGTACGAATACGTTCCAAACTTCCCTATGGGAGATATTATTGGTAATGTAACTTCTGGAGAAATGACGGTTTCACAAGCAGTGGAAGCTTACAAACAGGTAGCACAAGATGCAGTTGATGAACTTCTTAGTAAAGCTAAATAA
- a CDS encoding LacI family transcriptional regulator, with protein sequence MKKVSIKTIAEELNLSRNTVSKALNNSDTVAYETRYRVIVKAAEMGYKKLDPKIKEEFLSYTKKEIKNIIVFVHRDISSFWDEIALGIFDKIDKNEYNVLYSFVSREDEEKGIIPASVKYDNVVGIILLDVFKKDFVLKLSNLKLPMVFLDAPVNPYDDKPLGDVILVEGVKNVYEFTNTLIKTGRKKIGFIGDITYCRTVYDRYQGYAKAMQSNGIPIIDEICLIKHTPEKYYIYEEVRSHLENIKLVPEAFVCCNDDVAMWVIKYYRSQGYKIPEDIAVCGFDNKREAAAIEPYLTTVEIDRNNLGGRLVQELLWRLNNKNMPYETIIVEGNIRYSRSFPEMKK encoded by the coding sequence ATGAAGAAAGTATCTATAAAAACTATAGCAGAAGAATTAAATTTATCAAGAAACACTGTATCTAAAGCTTTGAATAATAGTGATACCGTAGCCTATGAAACAAGATATAGGGTTATTGTTAAGGCAGCAGAAATGGGATATAAAAAGTTAGATCCCAAGATTAAAGAAGAATTTTTAAGTTATACAAAAAAAGAAATCAAGAATATTATAGTTTTCGTTCATAGGGATATCTCCAGCTTCTGGGACGAAATTGCCCTAGGAATTTTCGATAAAATAGATAAAAATGAATATAATGTACTTTATAGTTTTGTAAGTCGTGAAGATGAAGAAAAGGGAATAATACCCGCTTCCGTAAAGTATGATAATGTAGTTGGAATTATTTTATTAGATGTATTTAAGAAGGATTTTGTTTTAAAACTATCAAATTTAAAACTTCCTATGGTCTTTTTGGATGCCCCTGTAAATCCGTATGACGATAAACCCTTAGGAGATGTAATTTTGGTAGAGGGTGTGAAAAATGTTTATGAATTTACCAATACCCTCATAAAAACAGGTAGAAAAAAGATAGGATTTATAGGAGACATTACTTATTGCAGAACAGTCTATGATAGGTATCAAGGATATGCAAAAGCAATGCAGTCAAATGGTATACCTATCATTGATGAAATTTGTTTAATTAAGCATACTCCTGAAAAATATTATATATATGAAGAGGTACGCAGTCATCTGGAAAATATTAAATTGGTCCCTGAGGCATTTGTATGCTGCAATGATGATGTGGCTATGTGGGTAATCAAATACTATAGGTCACAGGGATATAAAATCCCAGAAGATATAGCGGTTTGTGGTTTTGACAATAAGAGGGAAGCAGCTGCCATTGAACCTTACCTAACAACAGTGGAGATTGATAGAAATAACCTCGGGGGTAGGCTTGTTCAAGAACTTCTATGGAGGCTAAATAATAAGAATATGCCTTATGAAACTATAATTGTTGAAGGCAATATAAGATATAGTAGGTCTTTTCCCGAAATGAAAAAATAA
- a CDS encoding YIP1 family protein, which yields MLKKFKFPLYVITHPASGFYDMKHEKEGSMKVTIINLILFWVVYSINRQYAGFVVNKVYPLTLNSLVDLTGILLMYFLWCVGNWSITTLMEGEGKFKEIAMATSYSLTPLILAFPLATIIGNYVARNEEAFYYMVIWIAVVWFIFLLFMGIMSIHNYTVSKTFATIFLTFVAILIIIFLSLLIILLLQQVYMFIYSIYTELIFRA from the coding sequence ATGCTTAAGAAGTTTAAATTTCCTCTTTATGTGATAACTCATCCAGCAAGTGGGTTCTATGATATGAAACATGAAAAAGAAGGAAGTATGAAAGTAACCATTATAAATCTCATTTTATTTTGGGTAGTTTATTCCATAAATAGGCAGTATGCTGGATTTGTAGTTAATAAGGTATATCCATTAACTCTTAATAGTTTAGTTGATTTGACAGGAATTTTGCTTATGTACTTTTTGTGGTGCGTAGGGAATTGGTCTATTACTACCTTGATGGAGGGAGAAGGAAAGTTTAAAGAAATAGCTATGGCTACATCTTACTCTTTAACGCCTTTAATATTGGCATTTCCCCTGGCAACAATTATAGGAAATTATGTGGCAAGAAATGAAGAAGCTTTTTATTATATGGTAATTTGGATTGCTGTTGTGTGGTTTATATTTCTGCTATTTATGGGGATTATGTCGATTCATAATTATACGGTTTCTAAAACCTTTGCTACTATATTTTTGACCTTTGTAGCTATTTTAATAATCATCTTTTTATCTCTGCTTATAATCTTGCTGCTTCAACAAGTATATATGTTTATATATAGTATCTATACAGAATTAATTTTTAGAGCTTAG
- a CDS encoding carbohydrate ABC transporter permease gives MEFKITENDKHKVQSKIKSILLDVFKWIIIIGISYIVLGPIITIISNSFTSIEDAYNPLVYLIPITPTLEHIKKAYTKMNYLKTLFSTVSFVFLLMIIQAFICSLVGYGFARFRFPGRNILFGCVILTIVVPIYTIMVPLYTQFRYFDLFGIIKLVTGKEGISILNTKIPITLMTLMGMGLRSGLYIYIFRQFFRGLPKEIEEAAFIDGAGSFYTYFRIMLPNAIPSIVTVLLFSLVWQYNDTFYASLFMPNSNLLALKLTTMAGSLSTVDRIYDPLHVDLIMNAAVLLAITPIIIVYVFLQRYFMEGIERSGIVG, from the coding sequence ATGGAGTTTAAAATAACTGAAAACGATAAACATAAGGTACAAAGTAAAATTAAAAGTATTTTATTAGATGTGTTTAAATGGATTATTATTATTGGGATATCCTACATAGTGCTAGGACCCATAATAACCATTATTAGTAATTCCTTTACAAGTATAGAAGATGCATACAACCCTTTGGTTTATCTAATACCAATAACTCCAACCCTGGAGCATATAAAAAAGGCTTACACTAAGATGAATTATCTAAAGACTCTATTTTCTACGGTTAGCTTTGTGTTCTTGTTAATGATAATTCAGGCTTTTATATGTTCTTTAGTCGGATATGGATTTGCTAGGTTTAGGTTTCCGGGGAGGAATATATTATTTGGCTGTGTAATATTGACCATTGTAGTTCCCATATATACAATCATGGTTCCTCTTTATACACAGTTTAGATATTTTGATTTATTTGGGATTATCAAGTTAGTAACAGGAAAAGAAGGAATAAGTATATTAAATACGAAGATTCCCATAACCCTTATGACGTTAATGGGAATGGGGCTTAGATCTGGTCTTTATATTTATATTTTTAGGCAGTTTTTTAGGGGATTACCTAAAGAAATAGAAGAAGCAGCTTTTATAGATGGGGCAGGGAGTTTTTATACATATTTTAGAATTATGCTTCCTAATGCGATTCCATCTATTGTTACTGTATTATTGTTTTCCCTAGTATGGCAGTATAATGATACTTTTTATGCATCTTTGTTTATGCCTAATTCTAACTTGCTTGCCTTAAAACTTACGACTATGGCTGGTTCCCTTAGTACAGTGGATAGGATATATGACCCATTGCATGTAGATTTAATAATGAATGCAGCAGTGCTCTTAGCTATCACTCCGATTATTATTGTTTATGTATTTTTACAAAGATATTTTATGGAGGGCATCGAAAGAAGTGGTATTGTAGGTTAA
- a CDS encoding cation:proton antiporter, producing the protein MFQGLEEKRFLLDLALILGAASIGGWIVNLLKMPKVLGQILIGVVLGPTILGWLNGQNELIGIMSEIGVIFLMFLAGLETDINELKSSGKANSLIALGGVMVPLILGTVVPYFLFNQYIPGGIKQHQFLFAFYIGTILTATSVSISVSVLRDINQLGSRQGISILGAAIIDDVIGIILLAAVTGMINPTESGSIIGLIVKMAIFFVFSFFFGVIVSKLITRFAHGSIWSERVIVFAIILCFTLSFLSEVFKVAAITGAYIAGVIFSTTPYHQKVSKRIQVLAYSLFTPIFFVSIGLRVHITEEILKYWGYALVIVIIAILGKIVGCGIGALISGFKLKEALQIGVGMIARAEVTLIIANQGVTRNIITDATFTSIVLLVAVSTLVAPPLLKYLFNEDPSTMVSNIKK; encoded by the coding sequence ATGTTTCAGGGTCTGGAAGAAAAAAGGTTTCTTCTAGATTTGGCACTTATTTTGGGTGCAGCCTCGATAGGGGGATGGATAGTTAATTTATTAAAAATGCCTAAGGTTTTAGGTCAGATTCTTATAGGTGTCGTTTTAGGGCCGACAATACTAGGATGGCTCAATGGCCAAAATGAATTAATTGGTATTATGTCTGAAATAGGAGTGATATTTTTGATGTTCCTTGCAGGACTTGAAACCGATATAAATGAATTAAAATCCTCTGGTAAGGCAAACTCTTTGATTGCTTTAGGGGGAGTTATGGTTCCATTAATTTTAGGAACGGTTGTTCCATACTTTTTATTTAATCAATATATACCCGGGGGTATAAAACAACACCAATTTTTATTTGCCTTTTATATAGGAACGATATTAACTGCCACTTCTGTTAGTATTTCTGTATCTGTGTTAAGGGATATTAATCAATTGGGAAGTAGACAGGGAATATCTATCTTAGGGGCGGCAATTATAGATGATGTGATAGGTATTATTTTACTTGCGGCAGTTACAGGGATGATTAACCCTACTGAAAGTGGTAGTATTATAGGATTAATAGTTAAAATGGCAATCTTTTTCGTGTTTTCCTTTTTCTTTGGGGTTATAGTATCTAAACTTATAACCCGTTTTGCTCATGGTTCAATTTGGAGTGAAAGGGTAATTGTATTTGCGATTATTTTGTGTTTTACTCTATCCTTCCTTTCCGAAGTGTTTAAAGTCGCAGCCATTACAGGGGCCTATATTGCCGGGGTTATTTTTTCTACAACCCCTTATCACCAAAAAGTATCAAAAAGAATCCAGGTGTTGGCATATTCACTTTTTACTCCTATATTTTTTGTAAGCATAGGACTAAGAGTCCATATTACAGAAGAAATATTAAAATACTGGGGATATGCCTTGGTTATTGTAATAATTGCGATATTAGGGAAAATTGTAGGATGTGGTATTGGAGCTTTAATATCAGGATTTAAACTAAAAGAAGCATTGCAAATAGGTGTGGGCATGATTGCAAGGGCAGAGGTAACCTTGATTATTGCCAATCAGGGAGTAACGAGAAATATTATTACCGATGCAACATTTACAAGTATTGTCCTTTTAGTAGCAGTTTCAACATTAGTGGCTCCACCTCTTTTAAAATACTTGTTCAATGAAGACCCATCTACTATGGTTAGCAATATTAAAAAATAA
- a CDS encoding aspartate carbamoyltransferase catalytic subunit, whose amino-acid sequence MLKGKDILGIRDLSYGEILYILQTAEEMKTRIENKTQREQNLKDFSMVTLFYENSTRTKMSFSLAGQYLGANVSDLGVANSSINKGESLVDTGVTLDQMGIDIMVIRHSMSGAANVLARNVNASVINAGDGVNEHPTQALLDLYTIYEKKKRFKDLKVVIVGDISHSRVARSNIFGLKKLGANVVVAGPATLVNKNMECLGAKVTTDIREALDGADVVMGLRIQLERQRGGLFPDLREYRQVFGINEEMMKYAKEDALLMHPGPVNRGIELSTEIIDGNQSVINEQVKNGVAIRMSLLHLLAEGRKQNENINTKWSGSGPIIENRWSERYTG is encoded by the coding sequence ATGCTGAAAGGTAAGGATATTTTAGGAATTAGAGATTTGAGTTACGGAGAAATCTTATATATTTTACAAACTGCAGAAGAAATGAAAACAAGGATAGAAAATAAAACTCAAAGGGAGCAAAATCTAAAGGATTTTAGTATGGTTACTCTTTTTTATGAGAATAGTACAAGAACCAAAATGTCTTTTTCACTAGCAGGGCAATATTTGGGGGCTAATGTATCTGACTTAGGGGTTGCAAATAGTAGTATCAATAAAGGAGAAAGCCTAGTAGATACCGGGGTAACCTTAGATCAGATGGGAATCGATATTATGGTAATACGTCATAGCATGTCAGGGGCAGCCAATGTTTTAGCAAGAAATGTTAATGCTTCTGTAATCAATGCAGGGGATGGAGTCAATGAGCATCCTACCCAAGCTCTCTTAGATTTATATACTATATATGAGAAAAAGAAAAGATTTAAAGATTTAAAAGTAGTTATTGTAGGAGATATAAGCCATAGTAGAGTGGCAAGGAGTAATATATTCGGACTTAAAAAGCTAGGTGCTAATGTGGTTGTAGCAGGACCTGCCACATTAGTAAATAAGAATATGGAATGCTTAGGAGCAAAAGTTACAACCGATATAAGGGAAGCTTTAGATGGAGCAGATGTAGTAATGGGACTTAGGATTCAATTAGAAAGGCAAAGGGGAGGGCTATTTCCCGACCTTAGAGAATATAGGCAAGTTTTTGGTATAAATGAAGAAATGATGAAATATGCAAAAGAAGATGCCTTGCTCATGCACCCAGGACCTGTAAATAGAGGTATTGAGTTAAGCACAGAAATTATTGATGGAAATCAATCGGTAATAAATGAACAGGTGAAAAACGGAGTGGCAATTAGAATGTCTTTACTACATTTACTAGCAGAGGGGAGAAAACAAAATGAAAATATTAATACAAAATGGTCGGGTTCTGGACCCATTATCGAGAACAGATGGAGTGAAAGATATACTGGTTGA
- a CDS encoding sugar ABC transporter permease: MVLGFTFISPWLIGFICFFAINLLHAVYYSLCNVIVNPAGGYRLEFAGISNYIYALTKHGEFNRILTTSITDMLIDVPLIVFFSLLMAMILNQKFKGRTVVRAIFFLPVILLSSAISDALQAAMNMIIGGVSSVPPEMREASGFSARYLLRVFMELGFPTILLDYIEGAVNRIYDIVKASSVQILIFLAALQAIPGALYEVAKIEGATTYESFWKITFPMVSPLILTNVIYTIIDSFTVSDVVNTIYTTAFTSMNFGLSSAMSILSSASVCIILITVGYLISKKTFYQN, from the coding sequence ATGGTATTGGGCTTTACTTTTATATCCCCCTGGCTGATTGGATTTATCTGTTTTTTTGCCATTAATTTACTTCATGCCGTCTATTATAGCCTATGTAATGTTATTGTTAATCCTGCAGGGGGCTATAGATTGGAATTCGCGGGAATATCCAATTATATATATGCTTTAACAAAGCATGGGGAATTTAATAGGATTCTTACAACATCTATTACTGATATGTTAATTGATGTTCCCCTTATAGTGTTTTTTAGTTTGCTTATGGCAATGATATTAAATCAAAAGTTTAAAGGGAGAACCGTAGTAAGGGCAATCTTTTTTCTTCCTGTGATACTGCTTTCTAGTGCTATTAGTGATGCTTTGCAAGCGGCTATGAATATGATTATAGGAGGGGTATCTTCTGTTCCTCCTGAAATGAGGGAAGCATCAGGCTTTAGTGCAAGATATCTACTAAGAGTTTTTATGGAACTTGGGTTTCCCACGATTTTATTAGATTATATAGAGGGTGCAGTTAATAGAATATACGATATAGTTAAGGCCTCTAGTGTTCAGATATTAATATTTTTGGCGGCCCTTCAAGCAATACCTGGAGCCCTCTATGAAGTAGCAAAAATAGAAGGAGCAACTACCTATGAATCTTTTTGGAAAATAACATTTCCTATGGTAAGTCCTCTTATCCTTACTAATGTCATATATACAATTATAGACTCTTTTACAGTTAGCGATGTGGTAAATACGATTTATACTACGGCATTTACTTCTATGAATTTTGGTCTGAGTTCTGCTATGTCCATACTTAGCTCTGCCAGTGTATGTATTATTTTAATTACTGTAGGTTATCTAATATCTAAAAAGACATTCTATCAAAATTAA